In one window of Zingiber officinale cultivar Zhangliang chromosome 11A, Zo_v1.1, whole genome shotgun sequence DNA:
- the LOC122031371 gene encoding NAD(P)H-quinone oxidoreductase subunit S, chloroplastic-like, whose product MAHGRGLCNGERGIRHKLQQTTMEQPPSPPLASPPAPVPPSAVGVDEGTFEKELFGLTGGFPGSEKGLKDFIQRNPSPSEAKARAGGEESIAVLLARAKPKLPELPLFLLGMIVIVKNPKNPFHMYSGIVQSHQREGRCALRRGSFLLQFCLGPKQVVLILIGRGRYARRRRGR is encoded by the exons ATGGCTCA TGGTCGCGGCCTCTGCAACGGCGAGCGAGGCATCCGCCACAAGCTCCAGCAGACCACCATGGAACAGCCACCTTCGCCTCCTCTCGCCTCCCCACCTGCTCCTGTCCCGCCTTCTGCCGTCGGCGTGGACGAAGGCACTTTCGAAAAGGAGCTCTTCGGCCTCACCGGAGGCTTCCCAGGCAGCGAAAAGGGCCTTAAAGACTTCATCCAGCGGAACCCCTCTCCTTCCGAGGCAAAGGCAAGGGCGGGCGGCGAGGAGAGCATCGCGGTATTGCTGGCGCGGGCGAAGCCGAAGCTCCCCGAGCTTCCCCTTTTCCTGCTCGGGATGATCGTGATTGTGAAGAACCCAAAGAACCCTTTCCACATGTATAGTGGGATCGTGCAGAGTCACCAACGAGAAGGCCGGTGTGCTCTTCGAAGGGGGTCATTTCTGCTGCAGTTTTGCTTAGGaccgaagcaggtggttttgatcttGATCGGGAGAGGCAGGTACgctagaaggagaagagggagatga